A genomic segment from Rahnella aceris encodes:
- a CDS encoding gamma-glutamylcyclotransferase, with amino-acid sequence MLTRDFLRNADCKTAFGSIDESMLLTPEQRAASLSCTLARRPDNSPVWIFGYGSLMWNPVFDSEEARPATLHGYHRAFCLRLTSGRGTHAQPGRMLALRDGGKTTGLAFRLPEDTLLDELELLWKREMLTGCYRPTWCELNLDDGRKVTALVFIMDPSHPQYEADTDYQVIAPLIAQASGPLGTNAQYLFALEKELNNYGMRDDCMSELVKQVRMLLSVSPGFDVPGLS; translated from the coding sequence ATGTTAACTCGAGATTTCCTGCGTAACGCAGATTGCAAAACAGCATTCGGCAGCATTGATGAGTCGATGCTACTGACCCCTGAACAGCGCGCAGCCTCTCTGAGCTGCACGCTGGCGCGTCGCCCCGACAACAGCCCGGTCTGGATTTTTGGTTACGGTTCACTGATGTGGAACCCGGTTTTTGACTCGGAAGAGGCGCGACCCGCCACATTGCACGGTTATCATCGTGCCTTCTGTTTACGCCTCACCTCCGGGCGTGGCACCCATGCGCAACCTGGCCGCATGCTGGCGCTGCGGGATGGCGGAAAAACCACCGGTCTGGCGTTCCGTCTGCCGGAAGACACACTTCTCGATGAACTCGAATTGCTGTGGAAGCGTGAAATGCTGACCGGCTGTTATCGTCCGACCTGGTGCGAACTGAATCTCGACGATGGCCGCAAGGTGACGGCGCTGGTGTTCATTATGGATCCCTCGCACCCGCAATATGAGGCCGATACCGATTATCAGGTTATCGCGCCACTGATTGCGCAGGCCAGCGGCCCGCTCGGGACCAATGCACAATATCTGTTTGCCCTGGAAAAAGAGCTGAACAACTACGGCATGCGTGATGACTGCATGAGTGAGCTGGTCAAACAGGTACGAATGCTGTTGTCCGTTTCTCCCGGTTTTGATGTGCCGGGGCTGAGCTAA
- the efeO gene encoding iron uptake system protein EfeO: MTHFRRKALQIALLSLPAFALSANVLAADVRQVKIAVNDKQCEPMALTVPAGKTQFVIHNNSQKNLEWEILKGVMVVEERENVAPGFTQKMTANLEPGEYDMTCGLLSNPKGKLTVTAEGTAASGKPDAMALVGPIAEYKVYVTQQVAELVAHTKAFTDAVKKGDLAKAQSLYASTRVYYERIEPIAELFSDLDGSIDAREDDFEKKAEDPNFTGFHRLEKILFADKTTKGTEPFADKLYTDTVDLQKRIADLTFPPSKVVGGAAGLIEEVAASKISGEEDRYSRTDLWDFRANLDGAQKIVNLLRPLLVKADKPLLDKIDANFKTVDALLDKYKTKDGYENYEKLSDADRNAMKGPITTLAEDLSKLRGVLGLD, encoded by the coding sequence ATGACACATTTTCGCCGTAAAGCTTTACAGATTGCACTGTTATCCCTGCCGGCTTTTGCGCTGAGCGCCAATGTGCTGGCTGCTGATGTTCGTCAGGTCAAAATTGCTGTTAACGACAAACAATGTGAACCGATGGCGCTGACCGTGCCCGCCGGTAAAACCCAGTTTGTTATCCATAACAACAGTCAGAAAAACCTGGAATGGGAAATTTTGAAAGGCGTGATGGTGGTGGAAGAACGTGAAAACGTGGCACCGGGTTTCACGCAAAAAATGACGGCTAACCTTGAACCGGGCGAATACGACATGACCTGTGGCTTGCTGAGCAATCCGAAAGGCAAACTGACTGTCACCGCCGAGGGGACAGCCGCTTCCGGTAAGCCTGACGCCATGGCGCTGGTTGGCCCGATTGCGGAATACAAAGTCTATGTGACGCAGCAGGTCGCTGAACTGGTGGCGCATACCAAAGCCTTTACCGACGCAGTGAAGAAGGGTGATCTGGCGAAAGCACAATCCCTTTACGCGTCAACCCGTGTTTACTATGAGCGCATCGAACCGATTGCCGAACTGTTCTCTGATCTGGACGGCAGCATCGACGCCCGTGAAGATGATTTCGAGAAAAAAGCCGAAGATCCTAACTTCACCGGTTTCCACCGTCTGGAGAAAATTCTCTTCGCGGACAAAACCACCAAAGGCACCGAACCCTTTGCTGACAAGCTTTATACCGATACCGTTGATTTGCAAAAACGTATCGCAGACCTGACTTTCCCGCCTAGCAAAGTGGTCGGCGGCGCGGCGGGCCTGATTGAAGAAGTGGCCGCCAGTAAAATCAGCGGCGAAGAAGACCGTTACAGCCGCACTGACCTGTGGGATTTCCGTGCCAACCTTGATGGCGCACAAAAAATCGTCAATCTGCTGCGTCCGTTACTGGTCAAAGCCGATAAACCGTTGCTGGATAAAATCGACGCTAACTTCAAAACCGTCGATGCGCTGCTGGATAAATACAAAACCAAAGACGGTTACGAGAATTATGAAAAACTGTCTGATGCAGACCGTAACGCAATGAAAGGGCCGATCACCACGCTGGCAGAAGACTTGTCCAAACTGCGCGGTGTGCTTGGTTTAGATTAA
- a CDS encoding N-acetylmuramoyl-L-alanine amidase, whose translation MTINHARRKLLIFGIGLSLTAPRLYAAQKAVRITMTSDASQIYLTLPAADKYSRVFMLSAPERVVIDMPMASFPPELEHALTVVRQKFSWIKEGRIAHFSPQVARIVLQVNGKPKITRSTENGVLNVTISGESPDAEILPVTTAAPRAEKPLLVMIDPGHGGKDPGAIGNEGTYEKHVVLHIAKRLQTLLDQQHGIQAVLTRQDDVFIPLYHRVSLAHQHEADLFISIHADGFTNDQVSGASVFALSEHGAGSAMARYLSQSENSADVLYDDDFKTDDQYLKETLFDLDQHETIHRSLNFGHHLTATISKVHHMHSPHPEQAGFAVLKSPRIPSALVETSFITNKQEEKLLGEPVFQEKMAHALAEGINSYFINEKKNNLLG comes from the coding sequence ATGACCATCAACCATGCCCGCAGAAAATTACTGATCTTTGGCATCGGACTTTCCCTGACGGCACCACGCCTGTATGCCGCCCAAAAAGCCGTGCGCATTACCATGACATCAGACGCCAGTCAGATTTACCTGACGTTACCGGCAGCGGATAAATACAGCCGGGTGTTTATGCTCAGTGCGCCGGAAAGAGTGGTGATTGATATGCCGATGGCGTCATTTCCACCGGAACTGGAGCATGCGCTGACGGTGGTCAGGCAGAAATTTTCGTGGATAAAAGAGGGGAGGATTGCTCACTTCAGCCCGCAAGTGGCGCGCATTGTGTTGCAGGTAAACGGTAAACCGAAGATTACGCGCAGCACGGAAAACGGTGTGCTGAACGTGACGATATCCGGAGAAAGCCCTGACGCCGAGATTTTGCCCGTCACCACCGCTGCACCTCGGGCAGAGAAACCGCTACTGGTGATGATTGATCCGGGGCATGGCGGAAAGGATCCGGGCGCGATCGGCAACGAAGGCACCTATGAAAAACACGTGGTGCTGCACATCGCCAAACGACTGCAAACCTTGCTTGATCAACAGCACGGTATTCAGGCGGTGCTGACGCGCCAGGATGACGTATTTATTCCGCTGTATCACCGCGTCAGCCTGGCGCATCAGCATGAGGCAGATCTGTTTATCTCAATTCATGCCGACGGTTTTACCAACGATCAGGTCTCCGGTGCGTCGGTTTTCGCGCTGTCTGAACACGGCGCGGGCAGTGCGATGGCGCGCTATTTGTCGCAAAGCGAAAACAGCGCAGATGTGTTGTATGACGACGATTTTAAAACCGACGATCAATACCTTAAAGAAACGCTGTTTGATCTCGACCAGCACGAAACCATTCATCGCAGCCTGAATTTTGGCCATCATCTGACGGCAACTATTAGTAAAGTGCATCACATGCACAGTCCGCATCCTGAACAGGCGGGATTTGCGGTACTGAAATCCCCGCGAATTCCTTCCGCGCTGGTGGAGACATCCTTCATCACCAATAAACAGGAAGAAAAATTACTGGGTGAGCCGGTGTTTCAGGAGAAAATGGCGCATGCGCTGGCGGAAGGCATTAACAGTTACTTCATCAATGAAAAGAAAAATAATCTGCTGGGCTGA
- a CDS encoding ABC transporter substrate-binding protein gives MKALLPSVLFTAIAATFSAQAATPPDTLVIAQSIDDTSSFDPAQGFELTTVQAFNNIYQRLVQSDPNNPIDLKPTLAASWETGKDNRSLTFTLSPKATFASGNPLTADDVIFSLSRVVKLNLEPSFILTQLGWTDKNVDTFLTKIDDQHVKVSWTADVSPSFVLSLLSAPVSSIVDSKLVKANATADDLGHQWLSNHSAGSGPYQIRNYIPHEVVILSANPTSPEGAPKLKTILIKNVPDPAARRLLIEQGDADMARNLGSDQMAALAGKKGVKPLAIPYASLYFMQFNAKASPALGNPAFWEAARYLFDYNHIAHDLMKDQFQVHQAFLPEGYLGALNDTPYTYDPAKAKAILAKAGLTNVSFTLSTANQPPYLDIAQALQASFAQGGVTVKLDPGLSSQISTKVKSHNYDAYMSSWGPDYFDPNTNASAFAFNPEDGSKTLAWRANWSIPALNKLTLAAIAEPDQAKRVADYRQLQLEVQKNSPFVIGLQAKSLIAVRDNIKGYVQGINPDMVFYSKVTK, from the coding sequence ATGAAAGCTTTATTACCGTCCGTCCTGTTTACGGCTATTGCGGCTACTTTCTCTGCGCAGGCTGCCACGCCGCCGGATACTTTGGTTATCGCGCAATCCATTGATGACACCTCCAGTTTTGATCCGGCGCAGGGCTTCGAACTGACCACGGTTCAGGCTTTCAATAATATTTATCAGCGTCTGGTGCAGTCTGACCCGAACAACCCGATCGATTTAAAACCGACGCTGGCGGCCTCCTGGGAAACAGGTAAAGATAACCGCAGCCTGACCTTCACGCTGTCACCGAAAGCCACCTTTGCCAGCGGTAATCCGCTGACAGCCGATGATGTGATTTTCTCGTTATCGCGTGTGGTGAAGCTGAATCTCGAACCTTCGTTCATTCTGACGCAACTGGGCTGGACCGATAAAAACGTCGATACCTTCCTTACTAAAATCGATGATCAGCATGTGAAAGTCAGCTGGACCGCCGATGTCAGCCCGTCATTCGTGTTGAGCCTGCTGTCGGCGCCGGTATCTTCTATCGTTGACAGCAAACTGGTGAAAGCTAACGCCACTGCTGACGACCTGGGGCATCAGTGGCTGAGCAACCATTCTGCCGGTTCCGGCCCGTATCAGATCCGCAACTACATTCCGCATGAAGTGGTGATTCTGTCTGCGAATCCGACTTCGCCGGAAGGCGCGCCGAAGCTGAAAACCATTCTGATCAAAAACGTCCCGGATCCTGCCGCACGCCGCTTGCTGATCGAGCAGGGGGATGCCGATATGGCGCGTAATCTCGGTTCTGACCAGATGGCCGCACTCGCTGGCAAAAAAGGCGTTAAGCCTCTGGCGATCCCGTATGCCTCGCTGTACTTCATGCAGTTCAACGCCAAAGCTTCTCCGGCGTTGGGTAATCCTGCGTTCTGGGAAGCGGCCCGTTACCTGTTCGATTACAACCACATTGCGCACGACCTGATGAAAGATCAGTTCCAGGTGCATCAGGCCTTCCTGCCGGAAGGTTATCTGGGCGCGCTGAATGACACGCCATACACCTATGATCCGGCGAAAGCCAAAGCGATTCTGGCAAAAGCCGGGCTGACCAACGTCAGCTTCACGCTGTCTACCGCCAATCAGCCGCCGTACCTGGACATCGCCCAGGCGTTGCAGGCCAGCTTCGCGCAGGGCGGCGTAACGGTGAAACTGGATCCGGGTTTAAGCTCGCAGATCTCCACCAAAGTGAAATCACACAATTACGATGCGTATATGTCTTCGTGGGGACCGGATTACTTTGACCCGAACACTAACGCTTCGGCGTTTGCTTTCAACCCGGAAGATGGCAGCAAAACGCTGGCATGGCGGGCGAACTGGTCCATTCCGGCGCTCAATAAACTGACGCTGGCCGCGATTGCGGAACCGGATCAGGCCAAACGCGTGGCGGATTACCGTCAGTTGCAACTGGAAGTACAGAAAAACTCACCGTTCGTGATTGGCCTGCAAGCGAAAAGCCTGATTGCCGTACGCGACAACATCAAAGGTTACGTGCAGGGCATCAACCCTGACATGGTCTTCTACAGCAAGGTCACTAAGTAA
- the efeU gene encoding iron uptake transporter permease EfeU gives MFVPFLIMFREGLEAALIVSLIASYLKRTQRGQWLGVVWIGVFIAAALCLALGLFINATTGEFPQKQQELFEGIVAVVAVCILTYMVFWMRKVSRSIKVHLEGAIDHALNSGRGQGWALVAMVFFAVAREGLESVFFLLAAFQQDVGIEAPIGAVLGLGAAIVLGFLIYYGGVKLHLAKFFKWTSLFILFVAAGLAAGAIRAFHEAGLWNRMQDIAFDLSGTLSTHSLFGTLLEGMFGYQEAPTVSEVAVYFLYLIPALFLFFMPQGKSPVAAPASAGQKTRR, from the coding sequence ATGTTCGTTCCGTTTCTCATTATGTTTCGCGAAGGGCTGGAAGCTGCACTGATCGTCAGCCTGATTGCCAGCTATCTCAAACGGACGCAACGCGGGCAGTGGCTCGGTGTGGTCTGGATTGGCGTTTTCATCGCTGCCGCACTCTGTCTGGCGCTCGGTCTTTTCATCAATGCCACGACCGGTGAGTTTCCACAAAAACAGCAGGAGCTGTTTGAAGGTATCGTCGCCGTCGTTGCGGTGTGCATCCTGACTTATATGGTGTTCTGGATGCGCAAAGTGTCGCGTTCTATCAAAGTGCATCTGGAAGGGGCGATTGATCATGCGCTGAATTCCGGCCGCGGTCAGGGCTGGGCACTGGTCGCGATGGTGTTTTTTGCGGTAGCGCGTGAAGGTCTGGAATCGGTGTTTTTCCTGCTGGCGGCCTTCCAGCAGGATGTCGGCATCGAAGCGCCGATCGGCGCAGTGCTCGGGCTTGGCGCGGCCATCGTGCTGGGTTTCCTGATTTACTACGGCGGGGTGAAGCTGCATCTGGCGAAGTTCTTCAAATGGACCAGCCTGTTCATTCTGTTTGTCGCCGCCGGGCTGGCTGCGGGGGCTATTCGCGCTTTCCACGAAGCCGGATTGTGGAACCGTATGCAGGATATTGCTTTTGATCTGAGCGGCACATTATCCACGCACTCTTTATTCGGCACGTTGCTGGAAGGGATGTTTGGCTATCAGGAAGCCCCGACGGTCAGCGAAGTCGCGGTGTACTTCCTGTATCTGATCCCTGCGCTGTTCCTGTTCTTTATGCCACAAGGTAAATCGCCTGTGGCCGCGCCGGCCTCTGCCGGGCAAAAAACACGACGTTGA
- the efeB gene encoding iron uptake transporter deferrochelatase/peroxidase subunit has protein sequence MSHKNDNQNDVSSSRRSLLKGVGLLGGAFALGGAATAQAEKTPGAKKEYTPGTVSPDERWGRQPYYGEHQAGILTPQQASMMLVSFDVLATNKADLERLFRLLDSRFAFLTKGGTAPSMDPKFPPMDSGVMGAEIYPDNLTMTLSVGDSLFDERFGLAPHKPLKLQRMTRFPNDSLDATLCHGDLSLQICANNNDTVVHALRDIIKYTPDLLSVRWRRDGFISSHAARSQGKETPINLLGFKDGTANPDSKDTPLMDKTVWVTAGQGEPAWTLGGSYQATRLIPFKVESWDRTPLQEQQSIFGRNKATGAPLGMEKEHDVPDYEKDPEGKTIRLDSHIRLANPRTKATDENLMLRRGYSYSLGVTHSGQLEMGLIFVCYQHDLEKGFLTVQKRLNGEALEEYIRPNGGGFFFTLPGNKDESHYLGQSLIEA, from the coding sequence ATGAGTCACAAAAACGATAATCAGAACGACGTTTCTTCTTCCCGCCGCAGTTTGCTGAAAGGTGTGGGATTGTTAGGCGGGGCATTTGCCCTGGGCGGCGCTGCCACGGCGCAGGCTGAGAAAACACCCGGCGCAAAAAAAGAGTACACGCCAGGCACGGTTTCCCCGGACGAACGCTGGGGCAGGCAACCTTATTACGGCGAGCATCAGGCAGGGATTTTAACGCCACAACAGGCGTCGATGATGCTGGTTTCCTTTGACGTGCTGGCCACCAACAAAGCCGATCTGGAGCGTCTTTTCCGTCTCCTTGATTCACGGTTTGCCTTCCTGACCAAGGGTGGCACCGCACCTTCAATGGATCCGAAATTCCCGCCGATGGATTCCGGCGTGATGGGGGCAGAAATCTACCCGGATAACCTGACCATGACGCTGTCGGTGGGGGATTCCCTGTTCGATGAGCGCTTTGGATTAGCGCCGCATAAGCCGCTGAAATTGCAGCGCATGACGCGTTTCCCGAATGATTCACTGGATGCCACACTCTGTCATGGTGATCTGTCACTGCAAATCTGTGCCAACAACAACGATACGGTGGTGCATGCGTTGCGTGACATCATCAAGTACACACCGGATTTACTCAGCGTGCGCTGGCGTCGTGACGGCTTTATTTCGTCCCACGCAGCGCGCAGTCAGGGCAAAGAAACGCCGATTAACCTGCTGGGCTTTAAAGACGGCACGGCGAATCCTGACTCGAAAGACACACCACTGATGGATAAAACCGTCTGGGTCACCGCCGGTCAGGGCGAACCGGCGTGGACGCTTGGCGGCAGTTATCAGGCCACACGTCTGATCCCGTTCAAGGTGGAATCCTGGGACCGTACGCCGTTGCAGGAGCAGCAGTCTATTTTCGGGCGTAACAAAGCCACCGGCGCACCTTTGGGGATGGAAAAGGAGCACGATGTGCCGGATTACGAAAAAGACCCGGAAGGTAAGACCATCCGCCTTGATTCGCATATCCGTCTGGCGAATCCGCGTACCAAAGCCACCGATGAAAACCTGATGCTGCGCCGTGGCTACAGCTATTCGCTTGGCGTGACCCATTCCGGGCAACTGGAAATGGGGCTGATTTTTGTCTGTTATCAGCATGACCTGGAAAAAGGTTTCCTGACCGTGCAGAAACGCCTGAACGGCGAAGCGCTGGAAGAGTATATCCGTCCGAATGGCGGCGGCTTTTTCTTCACGCTGCCGGGGAATAAAGATGAAAGCCACTATCTCGGTCAATCGTTAATCGAAGCGTAA
- the chaB gene encoding putative cation transport regulator ChaB yields the protein MPYQNRSALPESVRNVLPAHAQDIYKEAFNSAWDEYKKPKDRQGDDSREETAHKVAWAAVKHGYKKGDDDKWHPKKS from the coding sequence ATGCCTTATCAGAACCGCTCAGCGTTGCCTGAATCCGTGCGCAATGTGCTTCCTGCCCATGCGCAGGATATCTATAAGGAAGCGTTTAACAGCGCCTGGGATGAGTATAAAAAACCTAAAGACCGGCAGGGCGATGACTCGCGTGAGGAAACGGCGCATAAAGTTGCCTGGGCCGCTGTGAAACATGGGTATAAAAAAGGAGATGACGATAAGTGGCATCCTAAGAAATCCTGA
- the phoH gene encoding phosphate starvation-inducible protein PhoH, translating into MGRQKAVIKARREAKRVIRSDSRSHRQREEESVTSLVQMGGLESIGMARDSRDTSVIEARTEAQGHYLSAIENKQLIFATGEAGCGKTFISAAKAAEALIHKEIDRIIVTRPVLQADEDLGFLPGDISEKFAPYFRPVYDILLRRLGSSFLQYCLRPEIGKVEIAPFAYMRGRTFENAVVILDEAQNVTASQMKMFLTRLGENVTVIVNGDITQCDLPRGVVSGLSDAMSRFEEDEMIGIIEFGKEDCVRSELCKRTLHAYS; encoded by the coding sequence ATGGGAAGACAGAAAGCAGTGATCAAAGCTCGTCGTGAAGCAAAACGTGTTATTCGTAGTGATTCACGTAGTCACCGCCAGCGCGAGGAAGAATCTGTGACGTCATTAGTACAGATGGGCGGTTTGGAATCGATCGGCATGGCTCGCGACTCCCGCGATACGTCCGTCATCGAAGCGCGTACTGAAGCTCAAGGTCATTACTTATCAGCCATAGAGAATAAGCAGTTAATTTTTGCCACCGGTGAAGCCGGTTGTGGCAAAACATTTATCAGCGCTGCGAAAGCGGCAGAGGCATTAATTCACAAAGAAATCGACAGGATTATTGTGACGCGCCCGGTATTGCAAGCCGATGAAGATCTCGGTTTCCTGCCCGGTGATATTTCTGAGAAGTTCGCGCCTTATTTCCGTCCGGTCTACGACATTCTATTACGTCGTCTGGGTTCATCATTCCTGCAATATTGTTTGCGACCGGAAATAGGGAAGGTTGAAATTGCGCCATTCGCTTATATGCGCGGGCGTACTTTCGAAAATGCGGTGGTTATTCTGGACGAAGCGCAGAATGTCACGGCCAGCCAGATGAAAATGTTCCTGACCCGTCTCGGTGAAAATGTGACGGTGATTGTTAACGGTGATATTACCCAGTGCGATTTACCACGCGGCGTAGTATCGGGGCTCAGCGATGCAATGTCTCGCTTCGAAGAAGACGAGATGATTGGCATCATTGAATTTGGCAAAGAGGACTGCGTGCGTTCAGAGCTGTGTAAACGCACTCTCCACGCCTACTCTTAA
- the chaA gene encoding sodium-potassium/proton antiporter ChaA, translated as MVSSQEHPKIKTRHQEYSLVFPIAALIVLILWGNSSNFASVVGINLIALVGILASAFSVVRHADVLAHRLGEPYGSLILSLSVVILEVSLISALMATGDAAPALMRDTLFSIIMIVTAGLVGVALLLGGRKFATQYVNLGGIKQYLMAIFPLAVIVLVLPAALPAGNFSTLQALFVAMISAAMYGVFLLIQTKTHQSLFIYEHEDEGEEDGHGKPSSKSNLTHTLWLIVHLVLVIAVTKFNANPLESLLTELNAPAQFTGFLVALLILSPEGLGALKAVLKNQVQRAMNLFFGSVLATISLTVPAVTVIATLTGQDLIFGLDPANIVVMLAVLILCQISFSTGRTNVLNGTAHLALFCAYMMLIML; from the coding sequence ATGGTGTCTTCACAGGAACATCCAAAAATCAAAACCCGCCATCAGGAATACTCCCTGGTTTTTCCCATCGCTGCACTTATCGTTCTCATCCTCTGGGGCAACAGCAGTAACTTTGCCTCGGTTGTCGGTATCAATTTAATCGCGCTGGTCGGTATCCTCGCCAGCGCCTTCAGCGTGGTGCGTCATGCCGACGTACTGGCACATCGTCTTGGCGAACCTTACGGGTCGTTGATCCTCAGCCTTTCAGTGGTCATCCTCGAAGTCAGCCTGATTTCGGCCCTGATGGCGACCGGCGACGCCGCGCCCGCGCTGATGCGTGACACGTTGTTCTCGATCATCATGATTGTTACCGCCGGTCTGGTTGGCGTTGCCCTGCTGTTGGGCGGGCGCAAATTTGCGACACAATATGTGAATCTCGGTGGTATCAAACAGTACCTGATGGCGATATTCCCGCTGGCGGTGATTGTGCTGGTGCTGCCTGCCGCGTTGCCGGCGGGCAATTTCTCGACGCTACAGGCGTTGTTTGTCGCGATGATTTCAGCCGCCATGTACGGCGTATTTTTGCTTATCCAGACCAAAACCCACCAGAGCCTGTTTATTTACGAGCATGAAGATGAAGGCGAAGAAGACGGACACGGAAAACCGTCTTCGAAAAGTAACCTGACGCATACGCTCTGGCTGATTGTCCATCTGGTGCTGGTTATCGCAGTGACCAAGTTCAACGCCAATCCGCTGGAAAGCCTGCTGACCGAACTGAATGCTCCTGCGCAGTTCACCGGCTTCCTGGTCGCGTTACTGATCCTTTCACCGGAAGGTCTGGGCGCACTGAAAGCGGTACTGAAAAATCAGGTACAGCGCGCCATGAATTTGTTCTTCGGCTCCGTGCTGGCGACGATTTCACTGACCGTACCGGCGGTGACCGTCATCGCCACCCTGACAGGTCAGGATCTGATTTTCGGCCTGGATCCGGCGAATATTGTGGTGATGCTGGCGGTGCTGATCTTGTGCCAGATTTCATTCTCCACCGGCCGTACCAATGTATTAAACGGTACTGCGCATCTGGCCCTCTTCTGCGCCTACATGATGCTAATTATGCTTTAA
- the putP gene encoding sodium/proline symporter PutP: MTMNTPMLVTFCVYIFGMIFIGLIAYLRTKNFDDYILGGRSLGSVVTALSAGASDMSGWLLMGLPGAIFISGISESWIAIGLTIGAYLNWKLVAGRLRVHTEANNNALTLPDYFTHRFEDSSKLLRIISAIVILVFFTIYCASGIVAGARLFESTFGMTYQTALWAGAAATIIYTFIGGFLAVSWTDTVQASLMIFALILTPVIVILAVGGIDTSMMVINAKNPEYTDMFKGMNLVAILSLLGWGLGYFGQPHILARFMAADSHRTIRSARRISMTWMILCLAGTIAVGFFGIAYFSNNPGEAGNVTQNGERVFIELTKILFNPWIAGILLSAILAAVMSTLSCQLLVCSSAITEDLYKAFLRKGASQRELVWVGRAMVLVVALVAIALAANPENRVLGLVSYAWAGFGAAFGPVILISVMWKRMTRNGALAGMIVGAVTVILWKQYGWAELYEIIPGFIFASLAIWIVSLAGRKPSAAVEQRFTVAEAEYNTI, encoded by the coding sequence ATGACAATGAACACACCGATGCTGGTGACGTTTTGTGTTTATATTTTCGGGATGATTTTTATTGGGCTCATCGCGTATCTACGAACCAAAAACTTTGATGATTATATTCTGGGCGGACGCAGTTTAGGCAGCGTGGTGACGGCGCTTTCAGCCGGTGCTTCTGACATGAGCGGCTGGCTGTTAATGGGATTGCCGGGGGCGATTTTTATTTCCGGGATTTCGGAAAGCTGGATCGCCATTGGCCTGACCATCGGCGCGTACCTGAACTGGAAACTGGTGGCAGGGCGGCTGCGTGTGCACACTGAAGCCAATAATAATGCGCTGACACTGCCGGATTACTTTACCCATCGTTTTGAAGATTCCAGCAAGCTGCTGCGCATTATCTCCGCGATTGTGATTTTGGTGTTCTTCACCATTTACTGTGCCTCCGGCATCGTGGCCGGTGCGCGTCTGTTTGAAAGCACCTTCGGCATGACGTACCAGACTGCACTTTGGGCTGGTGCGGCGGCGACCATCATTTATACTTTTATCGGCGGTTTTCTGGCAGTCAGCTGGACTGATACCGTGCAGGCCAGCCTGATGATTTTCGCGCTGATCCTGACACCGGTTATCGTCATCCTCGCAGTGGGCGGTATTGATACCTCGATGATGGTAATCAATGCCAAAAACCCTGAATACACCGATATGTTCAAGGGCATGAATCTGGTGGCGATTTTGTCATTGCTGGGCTGGGGACTGGGCTATTTTGGTCAGCCGCATATTCTGGCGCGCTTCATGGCGGCCGATTCTCACCGAACTATCCGCAGCGCGCGCCGTATCAGCATGACATGGATGATTTTGTGTCTGGCGGGCACCATTGCCGTAGGATTCTTCGGGATTGCTTACTTCAGCAATAATCCGGGCGAAGCGGGCAACGTGACGCAAAACGGTGAGCGCGTGTTCATCGAGCTGACGAAAATTCTGTTTAATCCCTGGATTGCCGGTATTTTGCTGTCCGCTATTCTGGCGGCGGTGATGAGTACCCTGAGCTGTCAGTTGCTGGTGTGTTCAAGCGCGATTACCGAAGATTTGTATAAAGCCTTCCTGCGCAAAGGCGCAAGCCAGCGCGAACTGGTGTGGGTAGGGCGTGCGATGGTGCTGGTTGTGGCGCTGGTCGCGATTGCGCTGGCCGCCAATCCGGAAAACCGTGTTCTCGGTTTAGTCAGTTATGCATGGGCCGGTTTTGGCGCAGCATTCGGACCGGTGATCCTGATTTCCGTGATGTGGAAACGTATGACGCGTAACGGTGCACTGGCAGGCATGATCGTCGGTGCCGTGACAGTGATCCTGTGGAAACAATACGGCTGGGCCGAACTGTATGAAATCATTCCCGGCTTTATTTTCGCGTCACTGGCTATCTGGATTGTCAGCCTGGCGGGGCGTAAACCTTCCGCCGCCGTGGAACAGCGCTTCACTGTTGCGGAAGCGGAATATAATACTATTTAA